The following are encoded in a window of Gossypium raimondii isolate GPD5lz chromosome 13, ASM2569854v1, whole genome shotgun sequence genomic DNA:
- the LOC105781604 gene encoding uncharacterized protein LOC105781604 has product MCKWFEEGLNEDIKLLVGILELTEFVVLFDQTHKAEELSKEKRQAEIEAQYLSKRFTRKLYQLASKKSKKDHDRSVTLAGYSGRDRSIQHFNLKFRATSVASVGSVGNRKPRRKYCNTFHFGECCIKSGAYFRCGSYDHYFKDFPEMPKNHAIQTLKLSNSTTKGRPSRNPSIMSSSRDRAKDSTVKPEVRALARTYAIRAREDASEPNVITGTFSLLDTNITTFIDPSSTYSYICTNLVSVKNLLVKFTEFVITV; this is encoded by the coding sequence ATGTGTAAATGGTTTGAAGAGGGtttaaatgaagatattaagTTGTTAGTTGGGATTCTAGAATTAACAGAATTTGTTGTACTGTTCGATCAAACTCATAAAGCTGAAGAgctgagtaaagagaaaagacaagCTGAGATTGAAGCTcaatatttaagtaaaagatttacTAGAAAGTTATATCAGTTAGCTTCAAAGAAGTCAAAGAAAGATCATGACCGTTCTGTTACTCTTGCGGGATATTCTGGGAGAGACAGAAGtattcaacattttaatttgaaatttcgGGCTACATCTGTAGCAAGTGTAGGCAGTGTTGGAAATCGCAAACCCAGGCGTAAATATTGTAATACATTTCATTTTGGTGAGTGCTGTATAAAGAGCGGAGCCTACTTTAGATGTGGATCTTATGACCACTATTTTAAAGATTTCCCAGAAATGCCTAAAAATCATGCTATCCAAACGTTGAAGCTGAGTAATTCTACTACAAAAGGGAGACCGTCTCGTAATCCTAGTATTATGAGTAGTAGCCGAGATAGGGCAAAAGATTCAACTGTCAAACCTGAAGTACGAGCACTAGCTAGgacatatgctattcgtgcacGTGAGGATGCCTCTGAACCGAATGTTATCactggtactttttctcttcttgataCTAATATTACTACTTTTATTGATCCTAGTTCAACATATTCATACATATGCACGAATTTAGTGTCTGTTAAAAATTTACTTGTTAAGTTCACGGAATTCGTGATTACAGTTTGA